The genomic stretch AAGTTCGTCGAGGGAGCGGCCGCGGGCGGCAATCGCAAGGATGCCGGAAAAGCTCAGCGCCAGGCCGGTGGCCCACACCGTCCCAGCGACGATCATGAAAAGGAGGTCGTCTTCCGCCCCCGGGAAGAAGACCGCGCTCACCGCCGCCAGAATAGAGAAGAAGACTGCGGCGAGAGCACCGAAGGTCGCGCCCATCCCGAGGACGCCTCTCAAGATTCGCTTCCAGTCCGACATAGATGGTCTCTTTGGAACACGGCACTTTGTGCTACACAGTACCGTGCAAGGTGTGGGCCACCATATGGGTCAAGGTCGGGACGCCACACTTTTGGCGAGAGCTGCGGAACGCCCCCAGGCTCGAGCCTACGATCACCAGGCCTTCCACGAAGACGCGAAGCTAGGGGATGCCACGCGCCCTCAGTCCTTCAGCGCATGAAGCTCGTCAGTTTTGGCGGCCATGATGAAGTCATTCTGGTGGAGCCCCCTGATCTTGTGGGTCCACCAAGTCACGGTGACTCGGCCCCATTCAGTCAAAAGCGCCGGATGATGGCCTTCCTCTTCGGCCAAGACTCCGACCTCATTCGTAAATCCTAGTGCGCTAATAAAGTCGGGAAACGTGAAGACGCGCTCCAGCCGCTGGATTTCATCACGCTCAACAAGCTCCCACCGGGGAACTGCTGTGCACAGCGCGCCCCTCTCATCTTCCGTTACAGTCGGAGCGCCCACTCGGCACGCTACACATTTCATTTGCGCTATCTGTTCCATCTTTCCTCACTGCTCCTGTCGAACGTCCGGGCCGATCAATCTCTGAGCT from Longimicrobiales bacterium encodes the following:
- a CDS encoding 4a-hydroxytetrahydrobiopterin dehydratase; translation: MEQIAQMKCVACRVGAPTVTEDERGALCTAVPRWELVERDEIQRLERVFTFPDFISALGFTNEVGVLAEEEGHHPALLTEWGRVTVTWWTHKIRGLHQNDFIMAAKTDELHALKD